The Macaca mulatta isolate MMU2019108-1 chromosome X, T2T-MMU8v2.0, whole genome shotgun sequence DNA window gaacaaattactgAATACATTCAGCATaacttttgtataatttttaagtatacaacatttataaaaatcattCTATATGTTATAGATGgagacatatatatgtacaacTGGACTCCAGATGCAGCTCTGCATCATATTAGctctgtgtccttgggcaagttgtttaattAGTCCTTTGTAAAATAGTCATTTGTAAAATGTAGGCTACTATGAGGATTAAGTAAATGTTTGGAAAACGTTAATAACTGTGCCAGGCACATGGTAAACACTATAAAAGTTTTTGTTAagaaactataaatatataacagTATAAAACATGAAATAGACAGATAGTCGCTGAAGTCTTAATGGTCACTTCTTGCCTCAAGACAGGTGAGAAGGAAACTTATGATGCCCAAAAGGGGTTTTAACTTTATACAtgattttagtttctttcttcatATGAAAAAGACTAAGTGATCGTTAATTCTAGATGGTAGAAACATGAGTTTTTGTTAAATTGcatgcatattttattattttaaatatttcaaatgtcaGGAACCACACTTACAATTACCGCTATAAAATATCTTCATCCTTAAAAATAAGTGTTCGACTAGAtgatttttaaaggtttttatagATCTACACAATTTCATCATTTATTAATCCTGCTCTTGGCCATATATTCTATAGACACACACTAACAAGAAAAGATAAATTGTCAGATTGAtgtaccattttttttctctaaaagaagtttaattggcagTCCAAATTCTGAAGAGTAGTTACTTATCCCATCTGATTTACCATAAGCACTATGTAATGCACAGTATAAACCTCGTACCATGATGGTTGACATTTACAATGTCAGACTAATTGCTTTCATCTGAGAAGCAACCCTAAAGCTTGAGATAAAATGAAGGCTTGGTTTTTACATGGCTTGAGtgtgtaaatttttaaatgtttaaatatacttATTCATTACTCAATACTCAGTTCAgcaaattgcaaaaaaaaatacaacaataacagATGCTCTAGGTGACTGTAGTACTTTGCCATTAGTTTgacttgtgtttttcattttgagattAAGTCACCCACAGAGAGTTATAAAGTAAAACCAAGAAGATTCAAGATTTTAATAAGACATTACGTTTAACTCCTTACATTGAAGACCATTTATCTCTGTCTAGAtgaatgtgtttatatatgtgaaCACTCATATAAAGATAGAGACCCCAGTAAAGaggcataaaataaaattcctttgtAGGTGAAGATAAAACACCggatactactactactactactactactactactacacacacacacacacacgtatgaaTGAcacatttatcattatttaattgaGATTTTGAaagtcaaatatatatctttatctAATGTCCCTTCTAAGCAGAAGTTTCTGATCCTATTATGTCTCTGCTCCAATGCCTTTTACAAAGGAGATTATTTCATCAATGATCTCAGACTTTTATATGATTCTataggaaatatatatttggcTTTTCAGAACAATATTATATTTTCGGGTTGCAAAGTCAAAACAGCTAGATGGGTTGAGGGAGGGAGTTTATTCTGTTACTTAATTGGTGGTGCTGTCCACATGAGTCTAAATCGCTGGTTTGAATGATTCTTTCTCAATGAATTGACTCATCTACTTCCAGCTACATCAACCAGCTATTATGGTGTGTGCCAACATTATGATTAGTTACTGGATAAAACTAGTGAAAAGCAAGACAAATGAGCAATTTTAGGTATTACATCTATTTAGTCTTATATTCCAACTGTTTGAATATTTGTGACATTTAATTGAAGACTCATACATTGATTTTAACCCTTTGTAAATGATAATGTCTAGATTAAATAACTCCTCTGTATAACACTAGGGAAGTGTGCACAACAACAAATTTGCTTCCATGTACTAACAGTGCTCAATTTTTAATATTGAGAATAGAAGAATTTATAAAGTATGTTTTCACTCTCTCTTCCTACACACCCAATATACATTTGCTGAGTTCTgagttattatttttctcttcatcccCTATATATTATAAAACTAAGAGTCCCATTTTTTTCAGAGGTTATATTAATACGGTGTTGGACTGGCTTCATTGTCAGCTCAGGACCTCAGAGATGGGAATGGATTTATGTGTGATAGCAATGACTGACTAAGAATACACCTTGGCCTATTTTACAACTAATACTGTCTCCTTCTCCACCTCTAGAATTATAGCTGGGAATTTTGGAGTAGATAAGTTTAATGGACATTTTGGTGTCAAAACTCAAAATTACGTTAATATACTAAGCAGAAATATTTCAGGTAAGATGAATATCAGAAAACGTGGAAATCTCTAGTATTACAGGTTTTTCAAATGAGCTTCTGGCTGTGAATTGCTAGACATATGTATCAATCAGGAAAGCCTGAAGAACAACATGGATTATTGAAATTTGTAGGTGTAGGTTCATGTCTTCTCTTTGCTCCACATTTGATTCaggaaaatttatttcattatagtGCAGACCCTGTGATGCAGTGCTTATATAAGTCTCACACTATTTCTCTAAAATCAACCTGAGGagttgagaagaaagaaaatcacagcCCTGTCAGATGTTCATGGGAAAAAGGGTTCCATGGTCAATCTTGAGAAACACTGAATTATTTATCCCCTCTTGGGGAGAAACAATGCAGCTGATCACAACTGCAATTACTCTGGCAAAAGACCTCCATAAACCTCCATATTGCATAAAGATAACACTTTCTCAGTTTTAGTCTATTTCAGCTCCATGCTACGTTCAACACAAAAAATCACACCTTCCTTCTCCCTCGTCTCTTTCCTATCCCAATCAgccttttaaaatgtgtcttccctgttttactttctcttttgtttactaAATAAATGCATGTTATTTAGACTGTTTAAACATTATATAAATAGATTGAATATTAAGAAAGTTCACTGTTACTTTATCCCTTAGAGAAACATACTGATAATACTTTTGCATATATTCGTACATATACTGTAtgcttcttcctctcctccttctagTATCTTAAACAAAAATGGAATGATAATATGTGTTTGGTTTGCAATGTGCTTCTTTCATGTGACAGTAATATCAAGGACACTTCTTGTCAGTACATAAAGACCTAGCACCAGTATTTTAACaactatatagtattccattgtttgggTAAGTGTCCAACTAACCAAGCCCATTCATGGACAGTCCTCTAGTGGTGCTTTCCACTTCAAAAACCACTTCTGCTATCAATTTTTGCTAAATCATAGCTTGGAGCCATTGGGAGAAGTTCTCCATGAAGAAAACTTCATGGAGAAGTTCTCCTAAGAGAACTTAGGCTCCCATCTAAAAGGCAGCATTCTCACAGTCGTTTCTTAGGCTTGTGGTAACTctactcagttttattttttttatttaacattttactttttattttaggttcaggagtacatatGTAGGTTTTTTTTATACAGGCAGACAAGTTACTCGGGGGTttggtttggtgtacagattacttcatcacctcagtactaagcatagtacccaacctttttttttttttttttctgaatctctttcttctctcaccctccaccttcaagtagacCTCAGTGTCTGTTGGTCCCCTCTTtttgtccatgtgtcctcattatttagatctagcaattccactattGAGTATTTAACCAAAGAAATATAAgttattctatcataaagacacatgaatgcatatgttcattgcagtactattcacaatagcaaagatgtggaatcagtTTTAttgtccatcaatggtggaccgaataaataaaatgtggttcaTGTACAGTATGGAATactatgaaaacataaaaaggaatgagatctaCTCAGCTTTATCTGTTAAAGAGAGCCTATCTACTTTCTGGTTTTCTAGAATGTTGTCATAATTTCTGATCTGATTATGGCACCTTTTTTATTTATAGCACTGAAATGGAGTTATTCAATTTAATTATTCTGTACTGTCATTTCCATAAGATCTTAAGAAGGAGATGTATGCCATTTTGAATTACAAGATCCACTGACATTTTAAACTGATTAGTGTTGCATATAGCCACTGTCAACGTTGCGCTGGATTATTGCAGTAACCTCCTAATGAAtccccctccttctctgtcttttctcctttACAGAGTGACCAGATTTCATTTTAACAATAAATTGCTTCTCAAAAACCCTCATTGGACTTTCAACACATTCAGATTAAAATCCAAGGTTCTTATAATTGTCTACAGAGTTCTATATGATGTGGTCACCCATTATCTCTCTGACCCTACtcctttctttattcattttactcCAGCCATACTTGTCTCCTTTCTGCTCCTGAAACATGGTAGGCATGGTTCCACCTCAAGCCTCTGTACTTCTTTCTGATCGCCTGGAACACTCTTTTCTGATGTAGGTGCATGACTTACTATGTCACTTCCTTCAGATCTCGGCTCAAATGTCAACTTATTAAACAGACTTTCACTAaccactttatttaaaatttcatcccCACCTGATTTTCTACCCCCATTCTCTTTCAactgatttatttattaacaTTGATAACCGTCCTACAACCTATACACTTGTTGGTTTATCTGTTTATTGTCTCTCTCCTCAATGGACTGTAAGCCTTATGAGGACATGGCTTGCTTGTGTTGTTCTATGCAGCATTTCTATCTAGCAGCTAGAATAATGTGTGATATAtggtaagcattcaataaacatttgctgaatgagtaaagaagtgaaaatagaaaagcattgattttttaatgtattaatctcaaaactgaacattttactactattttatttttcctaaccTTTTTCAGTTGCTTCTTCtagaatttatcatttttaccATCATATATCATCTTCAAATAAATATAACCGTTTTCTGTTTTCTACTATTTATATCCaatattttctaccttttctaATTGCTGGATCTGGAAATTTATAACAACATTAAATGCTGGTTGTGATTTTAGGAgtccttgttttgtttcttaccTTCACAGGAGTTTCTCTGATGTTGAGGATTCCAGTTGAAGTTtgaaacacaaaacacacacacacaaacgcacacatatacacacttacCATAGGCAGAAAATTTTTCCACATAGTTTACTAAGAATTTTACCAAAACAATAGAGGAGttttattaaatcatttattataACTTAGTGATATGAGCATGTGTGTCTTCTAATTTGATTTATTATAATACATTGAAATAATAGATTTCTCAATAGTGAAGACTCCTTGAATTCAAGGAACTAGCTTTACTTTTCCGTAGTATTTTGTGAACTAATGAATTTGATGGGCTAATTTGGTGAACTAACGGATTTGGTGAACTAATGGATTGCCTTCAGTGGTTTTAAAGGATAAGTtgcattgatctatatatctatgtCAAATCAGTCCCTTTTATTTTTGGCAATTTTACTcaaatttgttgatattttgctGGCCTGCTATAAAGAAgagtaaattattttctctttatgctCAGAAGCACCTCAAACTTAGATATTCCTTGACAATGTGAAATAATTTACTTATAAAATGATCAACTCTGTGTGTTTATTATCTGTTTATGTGCGTGATATTCTTGGATAAAAAAGATAGACGTTAAAAAACTAATATTCACATATCTAGAGTTAATGGTCTGATCTGGTTCCTTATTTTTTATTGGGAAGtttagttatttgtattttctgatgattttttttcactcagattttacatttacttctctaataaagaAATCTGTGcttataattatttcttctctctcactTCTAATAATTTGCATTTGTGCTTTTTTATTGTAATACTGTGGAAAGTAGTATCCTCCTCTGGACACCTCCTTTGCTTTTTGCAAGACTGGGAAAATTGGCAGAGGCCTACACTTGTGGTATTGAAGTGAGAACTTAAACAGGGGCTAGCAGAAGCTGCTGATGAGGTGATATTCCACTGCTGTGAGACTGTCAAGGATGCTGGTGCCAGTTGGGTGTTGGGAATACTGGATACATCTCAGAGTAGGAGAATAAATGGTCCAGAAATGAAGCCCTGCTTTGTGAGCTAGGTCTGACTTTTCATTCTCCAAGAAGAAACCAGCAGTTGAGCAATTCAAAAGCCGAATTAGTGGACCAATGTGGACAGTATTAAAGAGTCCTAGGCGAAAAGCTGCCCTTTATGGCTTATCTGGGTGAAAAGCTGCCCTTTATGGCTTTTAGGTGGAGACTCAAAATCATTATAATTTTAGTATTAAAAGATATATTGTCGTCTCATGGTAAGGTCACAACATTTGTGTAGAATAAGCCTCTATCATTCTCTACCATTTTCTTCCCCAtcccagcttttaaaaaattttccttatttatttatttatttatttatttatttattgagacaggttctcactctgtcatccaggatggggtgcagtggcatgatctctactcactgcaactttaacttcctgggctcaagtcatcctcccacttcagcctcccaaggagctgaaactacaggcccgtaccactacacccagccaagttttgtattttctgtagagatggggtttcaccattttccccatcctgttctagaactcctgggctcaagcaatctgcctaccttagcatcccaaaatgctaggattacaggcgtgagccactgaagcaggctttctctcttttcattgttttaaagatCCTTCATATGCTTTTCTGTTCTACTTTTCCCTGAAAGGACAAGATTCCCAGTGTTTCATAGCACTCACCTTCCCAGAAGTGATAAATTGCATCCTGGGATACACAGCCAATTCTTCATGGGGTATGTTCTCCTGATGTCACAGAGGTACCTCAAATTCAGTAAGTCCCAAGTTAAACTGATCATCCTCTCTCCATACTATCTAtgcctattttctttatttttatttggtgtCAATATTCATTCATATTCAAGTCAGAGCCCGAGAgtccacctattttttttttcctcatccttCACTTGAAATActgtttgttccttttatttcccCTCATTGTTTTGAATAACCTTCTCCCTCTCCACACCTACCCCACTAAGTTCAGACTTTTGTGGTCTCCTTTCTTGGATTTTGTTCAGTGACATCTTATACATTGGATATAACTTAAACCAGGGTGCAATAGACCAGGGAAACCTACTAGGTCCAGCTAAGTATCTAAGGAAGGTACCTGTGTGTAATCCATCTCCAGGTACATTAGCCTGAATGGTGGGTACTCTCTTCCTTCAGTGTGGCAGCAATTTTATTGCTTGCCCtcattttcttgttctttgtttcAGAACCTACTTGGTACTCTGACAACAAATCCAATTAACTCAGCCACAGTGGCTTAGAAAGAAAGGATCAAGATCAAGTAGATGTAAGATTGGCAAAGAGCACAGAGTTTGGTGACACACTGTTGGCAGGGGTGTGGTAAAGCAGGTGTGCATCCATTACTTGTAGGATGTTAAGGTGGTGAGAACTCTTTGGAAGGTGATTTAGCAATGGCTATTAATATAAAATGAACTTAGTCATTGAATcagtaattccatttctaggaattATCCTGCAGATATATTTACGCTTGTACACAAAGATGTATACATTTAAGTAATCACTGCAGAATAGTTTACAGTAACAGAAAACCGGAACCAACATAAATGATCATCAAAGGTGTAATGAATAAGTCAAGTGTATTCCAATCACACAATAAAACAGCATGCAATAAAATTAAGTAGATAAGTATAAGAGAAAATCTCTAAgattttgtgattaaaaaagCACAGATACATACAGtatgttattatttatataaaaattccatacacacatacatgtgttcttatacatatatagagaaaatctaaatgtgtatatacaaaaattatactGATGCTAATCTATGGGCTGGAAACTAGAGACCCTGGGATTTGAGGTTTACTTTTAACTGTATACTTTTTATACTGTATGGTTTTATTATCATGTGcttgtattaaaattattttaaactaacaaaaaacaaaacacaaataaagaTCAAGTGGTAAGTCTTAATATATGTGGTTCAGTATATAAGAAATAGCTGCAGATATAAAATGATATACATCTATGCTTTCTCCTCACATGGGAAATAACATATACAaacagatatacaaatatattttatatgtaagtaGTTATAAGTACCTGtatatttgtataaatgaaaAATGGTTTGTTCAGTCAACTTTATAAAAACACCTAGCCATCCTAACTTACACCAAGTATATTTTCATAACGTATTCAAGATGTTGTTTAATCTTTTAACTTGTAAGCATaagtttcattttcaaaaagagATGTACAAAGCAATGTCTGCATAGCTAATGCTTCAGATTCAGCTTCTGTCTCAGAAAGTTTTGACTTTGATAAATAcgttctcagaaagaaaagtgaaaaaagaaagcatatgtTGAAGTATTAAGAACTTAAGTCTGCCACTTAATTGCTAAGATGatgaacacattttatttatttttctgcaacACATCACATACTGGATACAGAATTATCCATGtatacagtaataaaaaatcaGCAACACCTACTCTGAGCACAACTGCCACAACTGGCTTTTCACTGTAAATAACTACCTGAATTTAAAGAGATGTTTACCCCATATACCCCAAAAAATACCTCCTTGATTGCCCTACCACATACATAGACCAGAATTGATTAGTTCTGAAAATCTGTAGCATAGAAAAGCAGGCCATAATACAGCGGCTTTAAATAAGAACACGGAAGGCCTGAGGATAGTAAAGTTTTACTGAATAACCAAAATTGTTGATTAATAGTATGAACAACATTGTAAGATTTCTAACTaagagaacatatttttaaagcattttacaCATCAACAATATACAAACAATAGACATTCAGTTTCCAATATCCAAATGAATCACACTGCAGAATGGTGTGTACGACACTAGAATGGTGGCAATCTAGAACCTGAACTGCATTTTCTAATTAGAGTAAGGCTATAAATGATGTTCCTCAAAACAACCCCAAAGATGCTTTGTAGCACACATTTCCCCAAAACACCACACATCTAACAtgtgcaaaagatctgaacacTATTGCAATATTGATAAAACTAATGTACTGAATAGTAGTGAAGACTGCATCAACCTAAAGAAGGAGGGTATGTGAATCACTGAAAGACAGAATACAATTAAGATTTAGCCAAAACTCTTTGAATGAGAAGGCAAAAATATACTGCTGTTGGGAAACGTGAATGAGAGATTTAAAGCCAAAGTTTTGACTGTCGAAAAGACCACTTGTGCTCTCTCACTCCCACTGGCTTGCTCCCGCTCTCTCTTTATCTGCCTAATACACGAAGCACACGTAAGTTGGACTGGTTCCACCTGGAAGACAAAAGCCACACAAAGTTAAAAGCACAAATGCAGCCTGAAGAAGGAAAGTTAGGCGGAACTGAAAGGTAAACCTGTGCACTTTGAGAACAAGGCGTTCATCCTTAACTCCAGAGGCCTGCGTAGTTCCCAtggaggcctgaagggagaggccCCCCAGCCACAAAGAGCTTCATCTCGGGCCAGTTGTAGCAGTGGGTGTAGAGCGCATTGGGGAACTCTTCCATGCCACCAAAGTAGTTCACCCAGACGTCATCCTGGTTGAGCCAGCCTCTGCCACAGGCAAGCTTGAGCTTCCTCCCTGCGGGCCCCGGCGTAGAGTCCAGACTGGCAGAGGCTCTCTCCTCCAGGAACTTCTGGGCCCGGATGTCATAGAAGAGCAGGGAGCCATGGCCGGTGCCCACAGTGATGATGTGCTGGTAGAAGCTCAGAGACCGCACGCCTGTGCCACCTTCTCGAGAGCACAGGGGCCGGATGTTCTGCTGGCGCTGGCGCGGATCCAGGAAGGAGACGTGGGACTGGGAGCCCACAGCGTAGAGGGACAACTCATCGCAGTAGGTCAGGCACACATTCTCTCGGCAGTAGGGCAGCCTGATGGACAGGAGCCTGGATAGTGTGCTCCTGGCTTTCCACAGGTGGAAGTAGCCGTCTAAGGACACCGCTCCCAGCTCCTGGTTCTTGCCGCTGAAGGCCAGGGCCCGCACCTTGCGGTTACTGGGGTTGGTGCTGGCCCTGGGTATGGCCTCCACATCCTTCGGACGGATGTGGGCATATACGGGGAGACCCACCTCGCTGTGCCAGGCAATGCTGCCATTGAACATGTCCGGGTCCATCCGCCACAGCGCCACAGTGCCGTCGCGGGAGCCGCTCACGGCTACGGTGTCACTCAGCCAGGCAACGGCGAAGATCCAGTCCTTGTGGCCATGGCGGTCGCCCAGGCACAGGGGGTCCAGGGTGGGCAGCTGGTAGATGGCCAGACTGTTGGGGTTTTCGCCGCCGGTGGCCAGAAGCGTCTTGGAGGGATTCAGCTCGATGGCATGGATGCCGCAGCCCTGTTGGGCCTGGGCCAGCCCGGCCTCCTTGTCCCGCATGAGGGGGATGCGCGTGATGTGGCCTGACTGCACGTCCACCACGAAGAGCGTGTTACACTTGGTGCCGCACACCACCTGCCTGGCGTTCAGCCACTGTGACGCGAACACCTTGTTGAGGGTGCCCAGGTCCAGCTGGCGCTCTGTCAGCAGCTCGGGCAGCCTCTGTACCGCGTAGCCCCGAAGCTCGCCCTCGAAGCCCTGGAGCCCGGCGGGGCCCCTCGCTCCTACCTCCCGGCCCTTCAGATAGTGCACCAGCCTGCGACGCGTCGCCGGCCGCTTCTGCTTCTTGGGTAGCAGAGGCCCCTCTCCGTCCGCCGCCGCTAAGCCCTGCGAGGACGAGCTCCCGGCGCCCGCCTCGACCGCGGGCGCTTTCCGTTTCCTGCTACCTGTTTGCTGCTGGGCCATGGTGGGCGGCGGGCGatccgcgg harbors:
- the DCAF12L2 gene encoding DDB1- and CUL4-associated factor 12-like protein 2 isoform X1, with protein sequence MAQQQTGSRKRKAPAVEAGAGSSSSQGLAAADGEGPLLPKKQKRPATRRRLVHYLKGREVGARGPAGLQGFEGELRGYAVQRLPELLTERQLDLGTLNKVFASQWLNARQVVCGTKCNTLFVVDVQSGHITRIPLMRDKEAGLAQAQQGCGIHAIELNPSKTLLATGGENPNSLAIYQLPTLDPLCLGDRHGHKDWIFAVAWLSDTVAVSGSRDGTVALWRMDPDMFNGSIAWHSEVGLPVYAHIRPKDVEAIPRASTNPSNRKVRALAFSGKNQELGAVSLDGYFHLWKARSTLSRLLSIRLPYCRENVCLTYCDELSLYAVGSQSHVSFLDPRQRQQNIRPLCSREGGTGVRSLSFYQHIITVGTGHGSLLFYDIRAQKFLEERASASLDSTPGPAGRKLKLACGRGWLNQDDVWVNYFGGMEEFPNALYTHCYNWPEMKLFVAGGPLPSGLHGNYAGLWS